The Ipomoea triloba cultivar NCNSP0323 chromosome 4, ASM357664v1 DNA segment GAAGTGGACATGACAACCTCGGAAACAGTCCGTTTAGAGGATTCTCCAATAGAGCCGTTATTAGAGCCGATTGTTGCCATGACCAAACCTAGAAACTATGATACCAGATGAGGATTGAAAGTCTGAAGAGTATTCACGTAAAACTATACaagaataatataatagttCAACAAGACAAGTCCTAACCAAACACAACTACTAGAATCATAACATAGTGGCCCTAAGTTCCTAACAATCCATTCAACCCGTTTTAGAAATGttgtttgtattattattattattattattattattttttataaagtgTTTGTATTTATGAATTGTTAGGTCTAGTGGTCCTAATATGGGGGACATGCGTGCGTGCAGTGCAACATTGTTAGCCATCCTAGTCCATCTGATCTGCCATTTCTATCGCCCTTTGTTTTTAAGCGTTGATCaacataaaattattaaaaaaaaaaaaaaaaaaaccttttaacCACCTATATTACAACAAAAGtattgaaattgaataacaaaaacaaagacTCAAATATTATTGCCCAGTGGTACGGTACTGAAATTGTCAAGCGCAGCATTTGGCAAAGACGCGTAATTGCCCTTTAATTTCAAGAAACATTCATATAACTTATAAAATTACTCAACGCTGGCAGTGGCACAACTCGTTACagaattaaattaatgatattatgcttatattaaaaaaatacaaatattaaatataaaattattgtgATTATTGCCTTTAACTCGTAGCTATCCCGGAGAAACGGATTGTATTTGTAATGAACATATAAGAGAAAGGAAGAAGAACATAGTTACAATGCTGAGAGAATATAGAAATGATAACAACTTTATTCCATCATCCATTCATGTACAAAGAaactacaaacatatatataatatacaattataaCGGAAGCAATAAGTGTAATCATAAATCTCAGACCGTCACGTAATCAATAGAAATAATGTCCATACTTAATAAGATTCATAACACTCCCCTTTGTACATTATCATGCCATAAtcatgtctcgttaaaaactCGCTAGAAAAACTCTGTCGTAAAAACTAGTCGAGAAAAGAGtacaaggtatatatatatatggatagtatatttgaatataatcatgcctcgttaaaaacttcactaggaaaattacgtgggaaaaacctagttgaagaaaagagtacatgatatttgtGAAATCATATATTGTACTGGTTGcttcattaaaaaccttaacttaagaaaatcatgtgggaaaaacttagttaagggaaaaaaagTACGAccatagccttcagagcataaTTCTGACTTTCCAGACATAATCTTCGGGATTTCGGGGtttgtctatttaagtatttatttgcaactttcccCATTGATTCAAGTAAATGTACTCCCTATCTCCCCctaaagataacaatcttcaagttctacatGACTTAAAGTAAACTGATTGTTTCAAAGGAGTGTAGAGAAGAGATATAGTACAATCTTGAGGATTGTCACTAGACGTTAACATTTTATAGAATAATCTCGTGACTCTTCTAGAGCTTACATgtgttgaatatttatataatatgtgtGTCTaatagcttatatatatatatatatatatatatatatatatatatatatatatatatatatatatatatatatatatatatataNNNNNNNNNNNNNNNNNNNNNNNNNNNNNNNNNNNNNNNNNNNNNNNNNNNNNNNNNNNNNNNNNNNNNNNNNNNNNNNNNNNNNNNNNNNNNNNNNNNNNNNNNNNNNNNNNNNNNNNNNNNNNNNNNNNNNNNNNNNNNNNNNNNNNNNNNNNNNNNNNNNNNNNNNNNNNNNNNNNNNNNNNNNNNNNNNNNNNNNNNNNNNNNNNNNNNNNNNNNNNNNNNNNNNNNNNNNNNNNNNNNNNNNNNNNNNNNNNNNNNNNNNNNNNNNNNNNNNNNNNNNNNNNNNNNNNNNNNNNNNNNNNNNNNNNNNNNNNNNNNNNNNNNNNNNNNNNNNNNNNNNNNNNNNNNNNNNNNNNNNNNNNNNNNNNNNNNNNNNNNNNNNNNNNNNNNNNNNNNNNNNNNNNNNNNNNNNNNNNNNNNNNNNNNNNNNNNNNNNNNNNNNNNNNNNNNNNNNNNNNNNNNNNNNNNNNNNNNNNNNNNNNNNNNNNNNNNNNNNNNNNNNNNNNNNNNNNNNNNNNNNNNNNNNNNNNNNNNNNNNNNNNNNNNNNNNNNNNNNNNNNNNNNNNNNNNNNNNNNNNNNNNNNNNNNNNNNNNNNNNNNNNNNNNNNNNNNNNNNNNNNNNNNNNNNNNNNNNNNNNNNNNNNNNNNNNNNNNNNNNNNNNNNNNNNNNNNNNNNNNNNNNNNNNNNNNNNNNNNNNNNNNNNNNNNNNNNNNNNNNNNNNNNNNNNNNNNNNNNNNNNNNNNNNNNNNNNNNNNNNNNNNNNNNNNNNNNNNNNNNNNNNNNNNNNNNNNNNNNNNNNNNNNNNNNNNNNNNNNNNNNNNNNNNNNNNNNNNNNNNNNNNNNNNNNNNNNNNNNNNNNNNNNNNNNNNNNNNNNNNNNNNNNNNNNNNNNNNNNNNNNNNNNNNNNNNNNNNNNNNNNNNNNNNNNNNNNNNNNNNNNNNNNNNNNNNNNNNNNNNNNNNNNNNNNNNNNNNNNNNNNNNNNNNNNNNNNNNNNNNNNNNNNNNNNNNNNNNNNNNNNNNNNNNNNNNNNNNNNNNNNNNNNNNNNNNNNNNNNNNNNNNNNNNNNNNNNNNNNNNNNNNNNNNNNNNNNNNNNNNNNNNNNNNNNNNNNNNNNNNNNNNNNNNNNNNNNNNNNNNNNNNNNNNNNNNNNNNNNNNNNNNNNNNNNNNNNNNNNNNNNNNNNNNNNNNNNNNNNNNNNNNNNNNNNNNNNNNNNNNNNNNNNNNNNNNNNNNNNNNNNNNNNNNNNNNNNNNNNNNNNNNNNNNNNNNNNNNNNNNNNNNNNNNNNNNNNNNNNNNNNNNNNNNNNNNNNNNNNNNNNNNNNNNNNNNNNNNNNNNNNNNNNNNNNNNNNNNNNNNNNNNNNNNNNNNNNNNNNNNNNNNNNNNNNNNNNNNNNNNNNNNNNNNNNNNNNNNNNNNNNNNNNNNNNNNNNNNNNNNNNNNNNNNNNNNNNNNNNNNNNNNNNNNNNNNNNNNNNNNNNNNNNNNNNNNNNNNNNNNNNNNNNNNNNNNNNNNNNNNNNNNNNNNNNNNNNNNNNNNNNNNNNNNNNNNNNNNNNNNNNNNNNNNNNNNNNNNNNNNNNNNNNNNNNNNNNNNNNNNNNNNNNNNNNNNNNNNNNNNNNNNtatatatatatatatatatatatatatatatatatatatatatatatatatatatatatatatatatatatataggggcacgctctaatgagaacgggtgcccaggagagaaataagaatgatccacagccgtccacatgtccagatcaacgaattagatgtaatttttaaaaaacgacgcggtgaaattttcataaataactcgaactgtggtgcaagtaaatgtgttataagtgcgagtagttggtgcacatttgcaagtaaaaagtgcaagtaaaatcacttacaagtgcaccgattttcacttacaagtgcaagtaatttacattgttaacatttgtgcacctaggtgcaactaattataccattaggtgcaacttgttataacgttaggtgcacttagtattgatgctcaatgtacattttacttgtacattaatacattttacatgtacttgtgcacatattttcacttacaaatgcaagtaatttaccttgttaacattcatgcacttaagtgcacctagtttttcaaaaaaaaaaaaagtgcacctagttataaccttaggtgcaactacatctagACACGTGGCACGctgcgaagcgttctcatttctctCTTGGATGCACCGTTCTCATTTGGacgcaatcatatatatatatatatatatatatatatatatataatcctataGAGCCGTCATTAGAGCCTATTGTTGTCATGACCAAACCTGGAAACTATGATACCAGATGAGGATTGATAGTCTGAAGAGTATTCACGTAAAACTATacaagaataatataatatttcaacaAGTCAAGTCCTAACCAAACACAACTACTAGAATCCTAACATAGTGGCCCTAAGTTCCTAACAATCCATTCAACCCGTTTTAGAAATGttgtttgtattattattattatttttttataaagtgTTTGTATTTATGAATTGTTAGGTCTAGTGGTCCTAATATGAGGGACATGCGTGCGTGCAATATTGTTAGCCATCCTAGTCCATCTGATCTGCCATTTCTATCACCCTTTGTTTTTAAGCGTTGAtcaacattaataaataataataataataataataataataataataataataataataaaaccttTTAACCACCTATATTACAACAAAAGtattgaaattgaataacaaaaacaaagacTTTGAAATATTATTGCCCAGTGGTACGGTACTGAAATTGTCAAGCGCAGCATTTGGCAAAGACGCGCAACTTATAAAATTACTCAACGCTGGCACAACTCGtagaattaaattaatgatattatgattatattaaaataataaaaatatattttcaaacaaaaaaaagaatacaaatattaaatataaaactatTGTGATTATTGCCTTTAGCTCGTAGCTATCCCGGAGAAACGGATTGTATTTGTAATGAACATATaaaagaaaggaagaagaagatagtTAGAATGTAGAGAGAATATGGAAATGATAACAACTTTATTCCATCATCCATTCATGTACAAAGAAagtacaaacatatatataatatacaattataaCGGAAGCAATAAGTGTAATCATAAATCTCAGACCGTTACGTAATCAATAGAAATAATGTCCATACTTAATAAGATTCTTAACACTCCCCTTTGTACATTATCATGCCAtaatcatgcctcgttaaaaactcgCAAGAAAAACTCTGTCGTAAAAACTAGTCGAGAAAAGAGtacaaggtatatatatagatagtatatttgaatacaatcatgtctcgttaaaaacttcactaggaaaattacgtgggaaaaacctagttgaagaaaatagtacataatatttgtgaaattatatattacatactaTTACAAATTAACAAGAATTACTCAGCACACACCATCAATAgtaaattattaagttattgGACTATACATTTATATTACTTCTTAATTTAGTGTAAATTTGGGCTTTGGGATATAGTCCTCATGAAGTTCGCAACATGTTTGGGCCAAGGCTTTTGTGAATAACAAACAACCCTACAAAATGTTGCTCATAGCAGCCCTGCCTGCAAATCTAGAGCTCAATGCAGTGGACAAGAGGACAACATGTAAGATGCTTCTCAGATATTTCAATCACTTATATgtgtaattaacatttttttcattCATCGATATTCATTCatgtgataataaaattatttatatttattgaccGCACATGAATTAGTTGACTCACGGGTTGAAGTGTAAAAATTTTGTACCATACTACTTCATGCaagatacaaattaaatacattttcatgaaatcttttaaaaaactattatatttttattaaaaagtacTATATGTGTCGGGTAAAAtaatcttaaaaccttattatttatttttatattatcaaatgaagttgtaattatattgaaatgaaattgtagttgtgttgaaaggaaactacagtgtatataaaataaaactgaaaaacaatttcacatatttgagtgtataatgtcgaataaaACTGTTGTtatattgaaaagaaactgtagttgtgttgaaagaaaactgcagcgtatataaaatgaaactgaatatgttatacacagaGTTACTTTTTGCAAAACGGTGCGGAACAGATGCCGTTtctgctgttttttttttattaataaaaacgacatcgttttgatgcatgtACTACCCtgcattgtggaccgcagtccacagtaaaatttgccacTTTTCTCAATCCAGGAAATTTCCAAGTGAATgataagcatttttttttttgaaggaaaatgatAAGCATTTTCTTTCCTCTTtcctttaattttgtaatttctcTTTGGATTGATTTCAACAAGCTCAGTCATCCATTCAATCTCTGCCatattttcatttcctttcGTTCTCATCTACTTTACCTAACTCGAGGAACCTCTCCTGAGGTCATGGGGTTACCTCCTCCAGtttgagattaaaaaaataaaaaaattagtttaccTATCTCGATCTTTATAAATTCAAGTCTTccatttcacacctattcatcTTCACTCTAATTTTTATTGCTTTCCTTCTTTTACTCAGTTTTCTGTCCATCGATGGCAGCACCCCCAATCGCTCATGAAACTTTTGCTTGGGAATACAATGTGTTCTTGAGCTTCGGAGGTGAGGATACATGCAAAACTTTCACTGATCATCTTTATTCTGCGCTGTATCAAATTGGAATCCGCACATTTAGAGATGATGAAGAACTCAAAAAGGGTGAATATCTTGCTCTGAGCTCATGAGAACAATTCAGAATTCAAGAATCTCTATGATAGTCTTCTCAAAAAACTATGCATCCTCTAAGTGGTGTCTTGATGAACTTGTCCAAATTGTGGAGTATAAGGAGAAGGGAAAACAAAttgtttttctcatttttttatgATGTTGATCCTTCTGAAGTGCGTAAGCAAAGTGGGAACTATGGCTTGAGTTTTGCAAAGCACGAAGAATATTTTGGGAAAGGTGATAAAGTACAAAAGTGGAGAGATGCTCTCACTAAAGTTGCAGATATGTAAGGATGGGATTTGCAAGGCATCACCAGAGGGTACTGTATTACtttctcattattttctttgttaattcttaatttttgtaAGCAATCATGTGCTATTTggtatttgatttatttgagaTGATTCTCTTTTAGTCCATTGACCTGAAGTCATATGTTATATCTTTACAAAATCATAAATTATTAaggttaaaagttaaaaaatataCATCGATAtcttataatgaaattatatttctaataattttttccaaaaaatgtgGGGATGGGATTAACAAGGTATCACTAATGGGTATTGCgttctcattattattttattcaaacaaTTCTTAATTTTTGCGATCAATTATGTGCGATTGGATAATATGGATTGAAATaacttcgtggatcttgaatgcaatactttaCAGGTTCAGGGATTATTTAACGTTTTTATAGGTTTTAGTCCAGATTAGATAAACTAAAAgccaaacaagaaataaaaacgCAAGAAAGAGAACCCGGACACAGgaattgatcacgcagttcggagctatcactcctacgtctgcggggctactcagcttttgcccaatccactagatgcaccAAGGTTTACAAACGTTGGAATACAACCCAAACCTACAATGGTTCAAAACCAACACGTTGGAATACAACCCAAACCTACAATGGTTCAAAACCAACATACAACAATACAACCCAAACCTACAATGGTTCAAAACCAACATacaaccttcaacatctacttttgaattgacaaaactgcaagccaagaattcttcaattcttcatcttgACTCAGCATCAACGACAGCATCAGAGACAATTCTTCATCTTGACTCAGCATCAACGACAGCATCAGAGACAGTTCTTCATCTTGACTCAGCATCAACGACAGCATCAGAGACAGTAGTAGAACGTCATTAAATATCAACGACAGCATCAGAGACAGTAGTAGAACGTCATTAAATGTTCAAATGATCTTCTTAATATTCACGTGTGAAAGCTCTCAACTTGTATTGTGTGGAAAGGTGAATGTTAGAGCTTCAAGTGTCTTCCTTTATATAGTGTAGCATTCTTTAACAaccttcacaattttatatcttgAAAAACTCTTTGAATAAAAGAGAGCCACAACCCTTAAAATTCTGTTAGCCACACAATTTGAATTGGTGGACTAATTCCTTGCTGTGTGAGACAGCATCCGCTGGCACAGCTTCACTTTCAGCACTGGTGGACATACTGACTTACGGtccaaaaaactaataaaacctAGATATAGGCTAAgagtatttttgacaaataatgtaGCCAATAACATAaggaccgtgtatcatttgtacacttacatggatcataattaattttattattatttatttcatatttaaaattgaataaacTACATCTGAACAATTTTATACTGCGTTATTATTTCAGTTTAGTTCCAATGAACACTAATGCTATCTCATTTGTCCATGATTCATACTTATATTGCATTGGGCATCTATATGACTTTGCAAATAATTGATTATCACATGAAATTAAAGAGCACATGTACACGTTCTATGTtcaatatacataatatacttCACATTTATACAAAAATATGAGTAAACAGACTTCTATTTAAGACTCTCATTATGTATTCAATCGCAAATTTCTCCATTACACTGTTTTTCTATTTGACTATTGAAGATATGAATCCAAGTTTATCAATACAATAATCAAGGAGGTTCGGTTGATAGTAAGACAACTACCAATGTTTGTGCCCGACATGGTAGGACTTGATGATCGTGTTGAGCATGTGGTCCAGTTATTGCTCGAAAAACCTCATGATGGTGTTCGTATGATTGGGATACATGGTATGGGAGGTATTGGGAAGACAACTCTTGCAAAAGCAGTCTATAACAGGCTTTTTGCATACTTTGAAAGGAGCTGCTTTCTAGAGATAGATTCAACAATTTTCGGGCAGCAAGATAATGGAATAAATCTTGAGAAAGTAAACaatcagataaaaaaaaatacaaaaacaactTTTTAAGAAGCTTTTTAATGAGGAGATCGACATTGGCAGTATAGATGAAGGAATCATGTTGATGAAAATGCGACTTCATGCAAGAAAGTGTCTCCTTGTTCTTGATAATTTGGAGCATAGAaatcaatttaataaattatgtggaGTACGAGACTGGTTTGGTGGAGGAAGTAGACTTATTTTAACCACAAGAGAGGCACATGTTTTCAAAGAGTTGAAAGTGGATGAACATTATGAAGTTAAGGTATTGAACTACGAGGAATCTTTGCAGCTCTTTAGCCTACATGCATTTAGAGAGCCAACCTTACCAAAAGAAGATTATAATAAACTTTTAGATGACATTGTGACTTATTGTGAGGGACTTCCATTAGCTCTTGAAGTTTTAGGGGCTTATCAGTTATGATGGGCTTCCAGATGGTCATATAAAATCTCTTTTTCTGGATCTTGTTTGTTTGCCCAATAGAGTTTGCATGGAGAAAATTGATAACATGGGGTATTTCTCAGACATTGAAATTCAAGACTTGGTTGACAAATGCTTGATAAATTGTGAGGACTATTGGGTTAGTATGCATAGCTTAATTCGAGAGACGGGGAGAGAAATTATTCGTTCTGAGTCACCCAACAATCCTAGTGAGCATAGTCGATTGTGGTGTCCCTATGACAGGCCcgttcctatcattttataggcccgGGGCGTAGCATAAAAATGGGCCCTACatgagattaatatatatatatatgtctgtgtGCGCGCGCGTGTGTGCGTGCGTGTGACTACAGGGAAAAAATTAATgtcaaataacttgaaataagatttataagtttttaacaaattttcaaaaaaaaaaaagtttttaacaattttgtatacacaataataataatgaaaacaactCTAGATGCTTTCATTAGTTACgaatgaatttttctttgttggtttaaaaaatacaaaatattcaataattgcatatatatgtgtCTTCATAAATAacgaattataatttataaaaacgAATAGACAATTTAAAACGAAATAAGCTTATAAACAATCAcaatgttattataataaataataaagtattcattaataaaaaatataatacataacTTACAAATAAGAGTAGATCGAGCATGAAATCTTAATTACTAGgagcaataaattaaaatattttaaaacgtgatatgatattcataacaaaatatgaaacatgattaattggataaaatagttcgaatagaaaacacattataaatcacacatattctctattgatattataaatactttttcttttagttaaatcaatttcaagtttttgtttttagattaatatgaaTACAATGACGCATAATAGAAAttctaaactacattgactagataattcatataaaaaaaactatcttttaaaattatttcataactaaatcacaaaatatattacatatacataaatcattataaagttcacaaaataacacatgtTCTAAATATTAGTAAATTTCTCGAATAGGAATAgtagattcaaaatttgatatgaatcacaaatcaatctatactataaattaataaatctcactataattatagaaatgtaaAAGAATCACATAgttaaaactcaaaaaatacaattagaaatagaaataaattaaatttcatacattataatttgaatactatataatatttctaaattcatcttctaaagaGTAGGtaggaaaaattaaatttcataagttataattttaatactatatataataccCTAAATTcattttgggaagaaaaatttaaagcaatttaaattaaagtacaaaaataaatatatatgcaaCCATGGAAGtttgaaaaatttaaagtataaaGTTAAACATATATGCCGCCATGGAGTTTGGaaaatttaaagtataaaaataaacatatatatgtagCCATGGGAGTTCAGAAATATTAAAGTGTAAATGTTTAAATATATGCTACCATCAAAGTTCAACCCGTGACCTTAATATTTAGAACTTTAAGTCCAACCAACTAAGCTAAATcaaattcatttaatttatatgtacattaaatacttatactaaaatcTACAGTATATTATAAAAAGTGGTGGACGAGGGTGGTGGGCCCCTTTCAAGTGTGGGCCCTGGGCGAGGGCCCAGCtcgcccttgcccagggccggGCCTACCCTATGATATCCATGATGTGCTTATAGGAGAAAAGGTAATGATTTTAAATTTAggctattttttaaataaaaaataaaatttacaaaaaaaaaaaaagaagaagaaagaaaatcaaactGGCGGTTCAAATCCAAATTGTCGATTCTGGTTTATTATTTAGTAGAACTGTGAATTGGTAGTTCGAAAATGAAATTGAACCGCggtcatatttaaaaaaattggtagTCACCTTAACAACAATTGTTCAACATTCATGTCATATGAGTATATTATACTCtcctaaatttattttgtaaatggtAAGACATCTTATTTAGTAGTACTTGCTTGAAcgatatatattctttttatacTTGATTAATAAGTatac contains these protein-coding regions:
- the LOC116015752 gene encoding toll/interleukin-1 receptor-like protein, producing the protein MAAPPIAHETFAWEYNVFLSFGGEDTCKTFTDHLYSALYQIGIRTFRDDEELKKVRKQSGNYGLSFAKHEEYFGKGDKVQKWRDALTKVADM